Genomic DNA from Lactuca sativa cultivar Salinas chromosome 8, Lsat_Salinas_v11, whole genome shotgun sequence:
ATAGTGTTTATTATGTTCAATTACAAAAAATTTATTAAAGTCTTTATATGTAAGGCCAAAAAGTTGAATCTTTATATAAGTTGATAGGAATCAATCATACAGCTAGCCCAATTGCACCCAGTCCAAATATAGCAACTGTAGTTCCAATTTCCACTTTTGCAGCTTTCCATGCAGCACCTACCCCTgaaattaaataatttattttcatAAACTCAAGTCCTCAAATGCATAATCTTCATTTTATCACCAATCTATATCATAAACATAGTGAAAAGAACATAAAAACTAACAAAATTTACCTGTTGATACTCCACAACTCAAGAGGCAGGCTCTGTTTGCTGGGATTGCTGGATCAACTTTGATTACACGAGCCATCTCCACCACTGTGTACTCAGTAAAACTCGATACATGCAGGAAATGGTATAAAGTTTCTCCATTGATGTCTGTGAATCTGCTTGTTTCATCTCTACCCACCCATGGAGTACAGTGGAAAGGATATTTTGAACAGAGGTTGCTTTTTTTGGACAAACAATCTGCACATTCACCACAATCTGGCAGAAACATTGGGATCACAGTGTCTCCTTCAACAACTTCATGTACACCTTCACCGATACTCTCTACAACTCTTTTAATGGAGAAAATTTGAATGAATTTATTTAATTAGGATGACAATTCAACAGATTTAACATGAACAGTTTACTAATTTTGATGGATTCTTACCCAATTGCTTCATGACCGAGTATTCTGGGGAAAATTGCAGGAGGACGCTTTAGGAGAAAACAACAATCGTTAATTAACTTCAACAAAAACACTAATTTTGATCTCAAACAACTATCTACCTCCAATTTCCAGTAGTTAATATCACTATGGCAAAGCGAAGTGCATATGATTTTGATTCGAACTTCGCGAGGTTTTGGTGCAGCCACTATCACTTCCTCGATCACCAGCGGTTCTCGTGGTTTCCTAGCAATCGCAGCTGCCAAAAACACAATCCTCCATTGATTcttcaaagaaatcaaaaattACGACAGGTGTTGCCTTCATTCATTAGGTAATTGTTTATTTTCTCAGGAAAACATGCAGTTTCAAAATTTCCAACAGCTTTTTTTTATCGATGTAAGTTAATGGAATTAGAGTGCTGAAGCATGAGTAGAAGAACTTACCTCGGCACCTGATAGGCTTTCCGGCAGTGTTGCTAGAGCTTTTTCCGTCCATGGTTTCAGGCAGCGTTGCTACGAGAGCTTCTGTCTGTCATTGGTATTTATAGTTGCTTTGGGCCTAGTGTGTTCGTAGTCTCCACACGGCGGGAAATGGTGGGAGAGACCGAAGggattctttttttaatttacgAATATGTTGCGTCTTGGACATTTAATTGGTAACTTTTAGTTGATTTATAAAATATCTTTAAATCATAGTATTtgttttattgatttattaatgaAATCTGATCTGATGTGATATGATATAATGTtacatttaatatttattttttatttttaatatttttataactttattTAATGCTAGTATAGTTCTCTTGTTAAATAACTTACCTCTTTTTTAATGCATTCCATGAACCCTACATGTGAAACTTCCATTTAGAGGTGAGCATCGGAATTGGGTTGGGATGTATTTAATTTTGGGTTAGTACATCTGTACATGGCAATGCTAAAATCTAAATTTGTGCAAATGCCACTCGGATGAATTGTTCAAAATTCAAGATATTTAATTAAATTGAAGAAATCATTTTGGATAATTGGATCTTACATGAGTGTTAAAACAAATTTGAAtagataaaaataataataaataaataaataaataaataaataataaaataaaataaaatatggtATGAATTACATACTTGTATAAGAGGAGTCTGATCTTGAATATGACAAATAAGAGGATAAAGGGTTGTGTTCTTATAGTTGGTCCAttgattttgaaagaaaaatccgaaaattaaaaatgaacctttaaatataaattttttcaTATAAGTAAAAAAAtcattgataaataaataaattttatgaaattaatcaaaacaaaaattgTCACTGATTTATTCTAGTTAATCACTAATTTGTAGCTAATACTAATGTACGTAAAAAAAATTAGGCATCTTAAACGACACAGTCCCTATGCGGTCGTACACCTCACACATACCCAAGGACAATCCTAACGCCCATTGTGAGGAACAAGGAGTAGTGTCCTTAAGTTTGGTCCAACTAAGGGCTTGTTTGATACGTAATTGATTGGGTCCATCAACACTTTTGGCTAACTCGGTGTCGTCAGTCTTTTTGATAAAGGGCTAATTTCATCTGACCCGGTAAGCATTTACT
This window encodes:
- the LOC111905611 gene encoding alcohol dehydrogenase-like 7 isoform X2, encoding MDGKSSSNTAGKPIRCRAAIARKPREPLVIEEVIVAAPKPREVRIKIICTSLCHSDINYWKLERPPAIFPRILGHEAIGVVESIGEGVHEVVEGDTVIPMFLPDCGECADCLSKKSNLCSKYPFHCTPWVGRDETSRFTDINGETLYHFLHVSSFTEYTVVEMARVIKVDPAIPANRACLLSCGVSTGVGAAWKAAKVEIGTTVAIFGLGAIGLAVAEGARLCGAKRIIGVDVNQDKFEIGKKFGVTDFVNPRNIGDKTVSQVIIEMTDGGADYCFECVGLTSLVHEAYAASRKGWGKTVMLGVDQPESMLTLSSFGLLEGGKSLTGSLFGGLKPKSDIPVLIKRYMDNELQLDLFVTHEVEFEDINKAFDLLLEGKSLRCVIWMKK
- the LOC111905611 gene encoding alcohol dehydrogenase-like 7 isoform X1, encoding MDGKSSSNTAGKPIRCRAAIARKPREPLVIEEVIVAAPKPREVRIKIICTSLCHSDINYWKLEVDSCLRSKLVFLLKLINDCCFLLKRPPAIFPRILGHEAIGVVESIGEGVHEVVEGDTVIPMFLPDCGECADCLSKKSNLCSKYPFHCTPWVGRDETSRFTDINGETLYHFLHVSSFTEYTVVEMARVIKVDPAIPANRACLLSCGVSTGVGAAWKAAKVEIGTTVAIFGLGAIGLAVAEGARLCGAKRIIGVDVNQDKFEIGKKFGVTDFVNPRNIGDKTVSQVIIEMTDGGADYCFECVGLTSLVHEAYAASRKGWGKTVMLGVDQPESMLTLSSFGLLEGGKSLTGSLFGGLKPKSDIPVLIKRYMDNELQLDLFVTHEVEFEDINKAFDLLLEGKSLRCVIWMKK